One genomic region from Populus nigra chromosome 8, ddPopNigr1.1, whole genome shotgun sequence encodes:
- the LOC133701770 gene encoding probable calcium-binding protein CML11: MSNKQPAVKLDDEQISELREIFRSFDRNNDGSLTQLELGSLLRSLGLKPSPDQLETLIHKADTNSNGLIEFSEFVALVAPELLPEKSPYSEEQLKHLFKMFDRDGNGFITAAELAHSMAKLGHALTAEELTGMIKEADTDGDGRISFQEFSQAITSAAFDNSWV, encoded by the coding sequence ATGAGCAACAAGCAACCAGCTGTGAAGCTAGATGATGAGCAAATTTCTGAGCTACGGGAAATATTTCGTTCTTTTGATCGAAACAATGATGGAAGCTTAACGCAGCTTGAGTTAGGCTCACTCTTGCGGTCCTTAGGACTAAAACCTAGTCCTGACCAGCTTGAAACCTTAATTCATAAGGCAGATACAAACAGCAACGGTTTAATTGAGTTCTCAGAGTTTGTGGCTCTGGTGGCACCAGAACTGCTTCCGGAGAAGTCACCGTATAGCGAGGAGCAGCTAAAGCATCTGTTCAAGATGTTTGATAGAGACGGTAATGGGTTTATTACAGCAGCCGAGTTGGCACATTCGATGGCAAAACTTGGGCATGCTCTTACAGCAGAGGAATTGACAGGGATGATCAAGGAGGCAGACACTGACGGGGATGGAAGAATAAGTTTCCAGGAGTTTTCCCAGGCAATCACATCAGCTGCTTTTGATAATTCTTGGGTTTGA
- the LOC133700367 gene encoding plastid lipid-associated protein 3, chloroplastic-like, with product MALLYTSHSSLLFSPSSSKKPNNPLPLSKTPPLPSLSFFRKPPQTLRFLTQITKKPKFRTLLTHISSSSSDPTPDSDPEPNSPPVGITDEWGEKAEPELEPEYPKAADLDPPRNDDEWGGEFVAVENGNAAAPSSSSAVVVEKDERVEELKRSLVDTVYGTDFGFRASQEIRAEALELVNQLEVVNPTPAPVDATGVLDGKWVLVYTAFSELLPLLAAGATPFLKVKSISQTIDASSLSIVNSTTLSGPFATFSFSASATFEFRTPSRIQVEFKESVLQPPQINSSVELPENVDLFGQKINLSPIQQSLGPLQEAAANIGRTISGQPPLKVPIPGNRASTWLLITYLDEDLQISRGDGGLFVLAKEGSPLLEL from the exons ATGGCACTTCTCTACACCTCACACTCCTCCCTCCTGTTCTCCCCCTCTTCTTCCAAAAAACCCAACAACCCACTCCCTCTTTCCAAAACCCCACCACTaccatctctctctttcttccgtAAACCCCCTCAAACCCTCCGTTTCCTGACTCAAATTactaaaaaacccaaattccGGACCCTCCTCACACACatctcctcttcctcctctgaCCCGACACCTGACTCAGATCCTGAACCAAACTCACCTCCGGTAGGTATCACTGACGAGTGGGGTGAGAAGGCAGAACCCGAACTCGAACCTGAATACCCGAAAGCTGCGGACTTGGATCCTCCGAGAAATGATGACGAGTGGGGTGGGGAATTTGTTGCCGTGGAAAATGGCAACGCAGCGGCACCGAGTTCCAGCAGTGCTGTGGTCGTGGAGAAGGATGAGAGGGTTGAGGAGTTGAAGAGGAGTTTGGTAGATACGGTCTATGGTACTGATTTTGGGTTTCGGGCCAGCCAGGAAATCCGGGCTGAGGCTTTGGAGTTGGTTAATCAGCTGGAGGTTGTAAATCCAACTCCGGCACCTGTGGATGCTACTGGGGTGCTTGATGGCAAATGGGTTTTGGT GTATACTGCATTTTCAGAGCTGTTGCCACTTCTGGCAGCAGGTGCTACACCTTTCTTGAAAGTGAAAAGCATATCTCAAACAATTGATGCTAGCAGTCTATCTATAGTGAACTCAACCACATTGTCAGGCCCTTTTGCTACTTTCTCCTTTAGCGCTTCTGCTACTTTTGAGTTTCGGACTCCTTCAAGAATACAG GTGGAGTTTAAGGAAAGCGTGCTGCAACCTCCACAGATAAATTCCAGCGTAGAACTCCCAGAAAATGTTGATCTTTTTGGGCAAAAGATCAATCTGTCTCCCATCCAGCAATCTCTTGGTCCTCTGCAGGAGGCAGCAGCAAATATTGGAAGAACCATTTCTGGCCAGCCACCGCTTAAGGTACCCATTCCAGGCAACCGAGCAAGCACCTGGCTTCTCATTACCTACCTTGATGAGGATCTCCAAATCTCAAGAGGGGATGGTGGTCTTTTCGTTCTTGCTAAAGAAGGAAGCCCTCTTCTAGAACTCTAG